From Musa acuminata AAA Group cultivar baxijiao chromosome BXJ3-8, Cavendish_Baxijiao_AAA, whole genome shotgun sequence, one genomic window encodes:
- the LOC103994773 gene encoding glycine-rich domain-containing protein 1 — MEEDQASAWLEAQTIAISEDLVAAAERQLVFLAAVDRRRWLYVDGPLLDHAIRRYKACWLPLLAKHSECGTTDGSLYVPLDCEWIWHCHRLNPVQYTKDCEETFGRILDNHNVISSLQAKSKHEMSEKWSKLYPEEPFELDCSSTFSEETFNKCPGAALAFTYDLVSAVKRQSSFCYQISRPYMHDNRFLEAAVARYKGFLHLIKTKRNRSKKLFCVPAYDIDLIWHSHQLHPLSYCNDMIKLLGKVLEHDDTDSDRSKGKKLDVGFNETTKQWEDTYGLRYRKAGTMYRGNCPSPVISDFSSHLEVNETIPYRSQNHLVLPQRMVVEVLLEIVGIKNLPDGQHGDLFVSFSKKKPDMLFYGGTLGIQSETGKRDSASFKCEPTGELVLALMSKSDSKIDSSVPARTIGTTSIALQDLMNPDSKLSIEKWFELKPQSGTVDSEPVCLFVAVSFTVPVPAPLELRMLKSHPVSTLPLQEKERIKSWTRFLDHNGDEVICLQLRNLEKPEETNTTASKKEVVGISRLSRKPCLLAEYADNKWSLNDYNISLVVEKEKNQDAHTFEIKGDPQLKLFFGKKLEYESKCCKARNDNEFITLVELSAESPYGKAVALFSMKSNTVEVKEETFALLGILLAFIIKKEGCNALFPDKEEAEEISSPAVTEAKIVDCGGGCGGGCGGGCGGGCGNFLSGVKSGGCGGGCGGGCGGGCGNIIGGSDSGSCGGGCSGEYGSRCGSKLAGDKGGGGCGSGCSGSCGGCGAVVVPSNANVNPVAA, encoded by the exons ATGGAGGAGGACCAGGCGTCGGCGTGGCTCGAGGCGCAGACGATCGCCATCAGCGAGGACCTCGTCGCAGCCGCCGAGCGGCAGCTGGTGTTCCTTGCGGCGGTGGACCGGCGGAGGTGGCTCTACGTCGACGGCCCCTTGTTGGATCACGCCATCCGCAG GTACAAGGCTTGTTGGCTTCCTCTGCTAGCCAAACACTCTGAATGTGGAACAACAGATGGTTCTCTGTATGTTCCTCTGGACTGTGAATGGATATGGCATTGTCATCGATTAAATCCG GTTCAATACACGAAGGATTGCGAAGAAACTTTTGGGAGGATCCTGGATAACCATAATGTCATATCCTCTCTGCAAGcgaaatccaaacatgaaatgtcAGAGAAATGGTCTAAGCTGTACCCAGAGGAGCCTTTTGAGCTTGACTGCAGCAGTACTTTCTCAGAGGAGACTTTCAATAAGTGCCCTGGAGCTGCTTTGGCTTTTACATATGACTTGGTTTCTGCTGTTAAAAGGCAGTCTTCTTTCTGCTACCAG ATCTCAAGACCATACATGCATGACAACCGTTTTCTTGAAGCAGCAGTGGCCAGATACAAGGGGTTTCTGCATTTGATCAAGACAAAGCGGAATAGGTCAAAGAAACTCTTCTGTGTGCCAGCCTATGACATAGATCTCATATGGCATTCTCACCAGCTGCATCCTCTTTCTTACTGTAACGACATGATTAAGCTGCTTGGGAAGGTACTGGAGCATGATGACACAGACTCTGACAGGtccaaaggaaagaaacttgATGTTGGTTTTAATGAAACAACCAAGCAATGGGAAGATACATACGGTTTGAGATACAGGAAGGCAGGCACAATGTACAGAGGCAATTGCCCTTCTCCTGTGATATCGGATTTCTCTAGCCATCTGGAAGTAAATGAAACTATCCCTTACAGATCTCAGAATCACCTTGTGCTTCCTCAACGGATGGTTGTCGAG GTGCTTTTGGAGATTGTGGGAATAAAAAACTTGCCAGACGGTCAACACGGTGACTTGTTTGTATCTTTTAGTAAGAAAAAACCAGATATGCTCTTCTATGGTGGTACACTAGGCATTCAATCTGAAACTGGTAAGAGAGATTCAGCTAGTTTCAAATGTGAACCTACAGGGGAGCTTGTTTTGGCCCTCATGTCCAAATCGGATTCCAAGATTGACTCATCCGTGCCAGCAAGAACTATTGGGACAACGTCGATTGCCCTTCAAGACTTGATGAATCCAGATTCTAAATTGTCCATCGAGAAGTGGTTTGAATTGAAGCCTCAATCAGGAACTGTGGACTCTGAACCAGTTTGTCTATTTGTTGCTGTGTCTTTTACTGTTCCAGTTCCTGCTCCCCTTGAACTTCGCATGCTCAAGTCACATCCTGTCTCCACCTTACCACTCCAGGAGAAGGAAAGGATCAAAAGTTGGACCCGTTTCCTTGATCATAATGGTGATGAAGTCATCTGTCTACAACTCAG GAATTTGGAGAAACCAGAAGAGACAAACACCACTGCTTCAAAGAAGGAAGTTGTTGGCATATCAAGACTTTCGAGAAAACCATGCTTGCTAGCAGAGTATGCAGACAATAAGTGGTCACTGAATGACTATAATATCTCACTAGTTGTTGAGAAGGAAAAAAATCAAGATGCACATACATTTGAGATTAAAGGTGATCCCCAG CTGAAGCTCTTCTTCGGCAAAAAGCTGGAATATGAATCCAAATGTTGCAAGGCGAGAAATGACAATGAGTTCATCACACTTGTGGAGTTATCAGCTGAAAGCCCCTATGGAAAAGCAGTCGCATTGTTCAGCATGAAATCAAACACTGTCGAG GTCAAAGAAGAGACGTTTGCTTTGCTTGGTATCCTACTGGCATTCATAATCAAGAAAGAAGGATGCAATGCCCTCTTTCCCGACAAAGAGGAGGCAGAAGAGATCTCCTCCCCAGCAGTTACTGAAGCGAAGATTGTCGATTGTGGAGGTGGCTGTGGTGGTGGTTGTGGCGGTGGGTGTGGAGGTGGCTGTGGCAACTTTTTAAGCGGCGTTAAGTCTGGTGGTTGCGGCGGCGGATGTGGTGGTGGGTGCGGCGGAGGTTGTGGAAATATAATTGGAGGCAGCGATTCCGGCTCCTGTGGTGGTGGTTGTAGCGGCGAGTACGGCAGTCGCTGTGGCAGTAAGTTGGCAGGTGACAAGGGaggcggcggttgtggcagcgGCTGTTCCGGTAGTTGCGGCGGCTGCGGGGCCGTCGTAGTTCCCAGCAACGCAAACGTGAACCCGGTTGCTGCTTAG
- the LOC135644346 gene encoding stress enhanced protein 1, chloroplastic-like: MAAAAVQSLLVASSPPCLLPPCAAAASRPRALHRSPSSTDASRLVSSFTRGSPVFWVTSQRKKVNHQRTSVSIRCEQGTKESSGLDVWLGRLAMVGFATAITVEISTGKGLLENFGFLTPLPTLALVVTALVGVLTAFFIFQSASRD, translated from the exons atggccgccgccgccgtccAATCTCTCCTCGTGGCCTCCTCTCCGCCCTGCCTCTTGCCACcat GTGCCGCTGCTGCCTCCAGACCTCGTGCACTGCATCGGTCGCCCTCCTCCACCGACGCTTCCCGGCTCGTTTCTTCCTTCACGCGCGGCTCTCCCG TCTTTTGGGTGACATCTCAGAGAAAGAAAGTTAATCATCAAAGAACATCTGTTTCCATAAGGTGTGAGCAGGGAACAAAGGAGAGTAGCGGATTGGATGTGTGGTTGGGTCGCCTTGCTATGGTTGGGTTTGCAACAGCAATCACAGTCGAAATATCAACAGGGAAAGGACTTCTAGAG AACTTTGGGTTTTTGACACCATTGCCTACTTTAGCATTGGTTGTTACAGCACTAGTTGGAGTTCTTACAGCATTCTTCATCTTTCAGTCTGCCTCTCGAGATTAA
- the LOC103994776 gene encoding uncharacterized protein LOC103994776 — MASTVLTASSIVPHGAAHLSSAATRRRGRCVASSSSPPSATRRTASIALLSLLCGSSAHPDGADAVNLFDKYVKRKKLDPLEAYIPAVLLSRAQFEDLEKSLDTKQPNYDMSRFMLRSGPAGSLRLNIRAVAQYAAEDGNGKAASDAVEQCLRGLEDLDSLLLQAIRNNPTASVESMKSKLDTVLGALDSLLQTVPSKVLDKGKAIAEAYRIPGYQNDKGPPEDLDPEVKNLEALL; from the exons ATGGCATCCACTGTGCTGACCGCTTCCTCCATCGTACCCCACGGGGCGGCGCACCTCTCGTCTGCCGCCACCAGACGAAGGGGGCGGTGCGTCGCGTCTTCGTCATCGCCGCCGTCGGCCACGAGGCGGACCGCCTCCATCGCCCTTCTCTCTCTCCTCTGCGGCTCCTCCGCCCATCCCGACG GTGCTGATGCGGTCAACCTCTTTGATAAGTACGTGAAGCG GAAGAAATTGGATCCATTAGAGGCGTATATACCCGCTGTTCTCCTGAGTCGAGCGCAATTTGAGGACTTGG AGAAATCTTTGGATACAAAGCAGCCAAATTATGATATGAGTAGATTTATGTTGCGCTCTGGTCCAGCAGGATCTCTACGCTTGAATATTAGAGCA GTGGCACAATATGCAGCTGAGGATGGCAATGGAAAAGCAGCTTCTGATGCTGTTGAGCAATGCCTAAG GGGCTTGGAGGATCTTGACTCACTGTTGCTGCAAGCAATAAGAAATAATCCAACAGCTTCAGTAGAATCCATGAAGAGCAAACTCGATACCGTTTTGGGAGCCTTGGACAG cctattgcaaaCTGTTCCATCCAAGGTGCTGGATAAAGGAAAGGCCATTGCAGAGGCTTATAGGATTCCAGGTTACCAGAATGATAAAGGTCCACCTGAGGATTTGGACCCGGAGGTGAAAAACCTGGAAGCCCTTCTTTGA